A region from the Polyangiaceae bacterium genome encodes:
- a CDS encoding pilus assembly protein N-terminal domain-containing protein, whose translation MFRNTWILLAALLLAAPSALAQDEDPKSENTEEAGETNELNLVVGENKTLPAVGVKNYSEGIKGIADIKLTTDNTKFVIAGRKPGTTTLLLINKDGTTVNWVINVFARSPDVVKREVSALLGESPGIRVRRIGSRFFIEGGVATEGDARRIEKIAALYPGQVESLVVVGQGGAADRKVNIRIDFFFIQYDKTSGYQVGVDWPNRIGGNVVQSEFTYDFLAGTTTTAEASIVNQPLPALDIASNHGWAKVMKQSTVITVNGTKATFESGAEQNFAVASGLTSTIQQIEYGTKVTVLPRLDEESGELEVQVEADVSDLIPPVSATNIPGRNVSKLNTLVRLKLGQSLVLSGIRSQNRRHSVSGLPLLSEVPVLGLLFGSHLDDAQDVEGAVFIIPTAVESAPKPAIEIVNNALSQFEEYSGDIDTVNAYNKRPQQWRKVNK comes from the coding sequence ATGTTCCGAAACACCTGGATTCTCTTGGCCGCCCTGCTGTTGGCAGCGCCCAGTGCGCTGGCACAGGACGAAGACCCCAAGAGCGAAAACACCGAAGAAGCCGGCGAAACAAACGAGCTCAATCTCGTGGTCGGCGAGAACAAGACGCTGCCAGCCGTCGGCGTGAAGAACTACTCCGAAGGCATCAAGGGCATCGCGGACATCAAGCTGACCACGGACAACACCAAGTTCGTGATCGCGGGCCGCAAGCCCGGAACCACGACCCTGCTGCTCATCAACAAGGACGGCACCACCGTCAATTGGGTCATCAACGTCTTTGCACGCTCTCCGGACGTGGTGAAGCGGGAGGTTAGCGCCCTGTTGGGTGAGTCTCCTGGCATCCGCGTGCGACGCATCGGCTCCCGCTTCTTCATCGAAGGTGGCGTGGCGACGGAAGGGGACGCCCGGCGCATCGAGAAGATTGCCGCGCTGTACCCAGGTCAGGTCGAGTCCCTCGTGGTCGTGGGACAGGGCGGAGCGGCGGACCGGAAGGTCAACATCCGCATCGACTTCTTCTTCATCCAGTACGACAAGACCAGCGGCTATCAGGTCGGCGTGGACTGGCCGAATCGCATTGGCGGCAACGTCGTTCAGAGCGAGTTCACCTACGACTTCTTGGCAGGCACCACGACTACCGCGGAGGCCTCGATCGTCAACCAACCGCTACCGGCTCTCGACATCGCGTCCAACCACGGCTGGGCCAAGGTCATGAAGCAGTCGACGGTGATCACCGTGAACGGCACCAAGGCGACCTTCGAGAGCGGCGCCGAGCAGAACTTCGCCGTAGCCTCCGGGCTGACCTCCACCATTCAGCAGATCGAGTACGGCACCAAGGTCACCGTGCTCCCGCGCCTCGACGAAGAGAGCGGCGAGCTCGAGGTGCAGGTCGAGGCAGACGTCTCCGACCTCATCCCCCCGGTGTCCGCCACCAACATTCCAGGGCGCAACGTCTCCAAGCTGAACACCCTCGTACGGCTCAAGCTCGGCCAGTCCCTCGTGCTTTCCGGCATTCGTTCGCAGAACCGACGACATTCGGTCAGCGGTCTGCCGCTGCTTAGCGAGGTGCCGGTTCTCGGGCTACTATTTGGCTCCCACCTGGACGACGCCCAAGACGTGGAAGGCGCCGTGTTCATCATTCCCACCGCGGTCGAATCGGCCCCCAAGCCGGCCATCGAGATCGTGAACAACGCTCTGTCCCAGTTCGAGGAGTACTCCGGGGACATCGACACCGTAAATGCCTACAACAAGCGGCCGCAGCAGTGGCGCAAGGTCAACAAATAG
- the tadA gene encoding Flp pilus assembly complex ATPase component TadA: MNVLVVIESQSGGQRTVQMRANGPISIGRDAGCGLRIKSDLISRRHAVVEFNNTGVHVEDQSTNGTLAGGQLLRKNAVWVPFGTPIVVGDHTLRFQVAGGAPAHPSAPPPPNGSSAMHPPVPAQRPPMQPPAAGAHAQPPHPQPHAPQLAQPQPQFRPPPPREPSAPAHAQPAQRRKARAENDMRREIHRQLLENLDLATMSADKLDDPSMRPKVIAALRRIIDLMGTRLPAELDRDRLVGELADEALGLGPLEHLLADPSVSEIMVVDADTIYIERNGKLQLSDAKFTDDERVRAVIERIVTPLGRRIDESSPLVDARLKDGSRVNAVIRPIALRGSCITIRKFAKVPLTLDKLYEFKAISPSMGRFLTRCVTAKKNIIISGGTGSGKTTLLNILSGAIPPDERIVTIEDAAELQLVQPHVVSMETRPANMEGKGEYTIRDLLKNAMRMRPDRVVVGECRGGEALDMLQAMNTGHDGSLTTTHANSPMEALKRIETLCLMAGVDLPARAVREQIAGSIHVVVQQSRFSDGSRRVSAISEIIGLDDEMNFEIMPIFEFVRRGTGPNGEVLGDFKATGYLPSFLNDFIVKGLVPKTGPYL, translated from the coding sequence GTGAACGTCCTCGTCGTCATCGAGTCTCAGAGTGGTGGTCAGCGCACCGTGCAGATGCGCGCGAACGGTCCGATCAGCATCGGGCGGGACGCCGGCTGTGGGTTGCGTATCAAGAGCGATCTGATCTCGCGCCGCCACGCCGTCGTCGAATTCAACAACACCGGCGTTCACGTCGAAGACCAGTCGACGAACGGCACGCTCGCCGGCGGCCAGCTGCTCCGGAAGAACGCCGTGTGGGTGCCGTTCGGCACGCCCATCGTCGTGGGCGATCACACCCTCCGCTTCCAGGTCGCAGGCGGAGCGCCCGCGCACCCCTCCGCGCCTCCGCCGCCCAACGGCTCCTCCGCGATGCACCCTCCGGTGCCGGCGCAGCGCCCCCCGATGCAGCCCCCAGCGGCAGGGGCCCACGCGCAACCTCCGCACCCGCAACCCCACGCGCCGCAGCTTGCGCAGCCCCAACCGCAGTTCCGTCCGCCACCGCCGCGGGAACCCTCTGCGCCCGCCCACGCCCAGCCGGCGCAGCGGCGCAAGGCGCGGGCGGAGAACGACATGCGCCGGGAGATCCACCGGCAGCTCCTCGAGAACTTGGATCTGGCGACGATGAGCGCCGACAAGCTCGACGACCCGTCCATGCGCCCCAAGGTGATTGCGGCTCTGCGGCGCATCATCGACCTGATGGGTACCCGCCTGCCCGCGGAGCTGGATCGGGACCGGTTGGTTGGTGAGCTCGCGGACGAGGCCCTGGGACTTGGTCCTTTGGAGCACCTGTTGGCGGACCCGTCCGTCAGCGAAATCATGGTCGTGGACGCCGACACGATCTACATCGAGCGAAACGGCAAGCTGCAGCTGTCGGATGCGAAGTTCACGGATGACGAGCGCGTGCGTGCCGTCATCGAGCGCATCGTCACGCCCCTCGGCCGCCGCATCGACGAGTCGTCGCCACTGGTGGACGCCCGCCTGAAAGACGGCTCCCGCGTGAACGCGGTGATCCGTCCGATCGCGCTACGCGGCTCGTGCATCACGATTCGAAAGTTCGCGAAAGTCCCGCTCACGCTCGACAAGCTGTACGAGTTCAAGGCCATCTCCCCGTCGATGGGGCGGTTCTTGACTCGCTGCGTGACCGCCAAGAAGAACATCATCATCTCCGGCGGCACCGGCAGCGGAAAGACGACGCTGCTGAACATCTTGTCGGGGGCAATCCCCCCGGACGAGCGCATCGTCACCATCGAAGACGCGGCGGAGCTACAGCTGGTTCAGCCCCACGTGGTGAGCATGGAGACGCGCCCTGCAAACATGGAGGGCAAGGGCGAGTACACCATTCGCGACTTGCTCAAGAACGCCATGCGCATGCGGCCGGACCGAGTGGTGGTCGGTGAGTGCCGCGGTGGCGAAGCGCTGGACATGCTTCAAGCCATGAACACGGGCCACGATGGGTCACTCACCACGACCCACGCAAACTCGCCGATGGAAGCTCTCAAGCGCATCGAGACCCTGTGCTTGATGGCCGGCGTGGACTTGCCGGCTCGTGCCGTTCGCGAACAAATCGCCGGCAGCATTCACGTGGTGGTGCAGCAAAGCCGCTTTTCCGATGGCTCGCGCCGAGTGAGCGCGATTTCCGAGATCATCGGGCTGGACGACGAGATGAACTTCGAGATCATGCCCATCTTCGAGTTCGTTCGCCGGGGCACGGGGCCGAACGGCGAGGTGCTGGGCGACTTCAAGGCGACCGGGTATCTGCCGAGCTTCTTGAACGACTTCATCGTGAAGGGCCTGGTGCCCAAGACGGGGCCGTATCTCTGA